The DNA sequence GTACATAGACTAAAATTATTAGAATTTTAGTGAATGTTACGATGAGGCCTCATTGGTTTTTGTAAATATAATGTTCATGTAAGCCTCTATTTTGTATGCCTCTTTCTGAAATATAATATTTCAGTCTTCAACCTAAAAAATGCCTTCGAGTGATTTGTTTGTAAACCTGAAATGTTGACACTCACCTTTTTATCATAGCAGACTCAAcatctggagaaatgtaactaagTCTATATGGTTAATCTTAAAGATGTATGCTTCATTTATTTGTAACTAATTTGTTGGAATAAATCCAGCATTTCAACATGAATCAGCAGGGATGTCATTCCTTGCATCTGGGGATGATTCTTTCTTGGTGTGCTTAGATGGTTCAGCTGCCTCTTTGCCCTCCACAGAAAGTTTAGGGCCCAATTCGGCCTCAACCTCCACTTTTGCCCCTTTCTTGTTCTCATTGCCATGAGGATGCTTACTACTTTCACCCTTCCTTTCTTTTTTGGAGCTAGCAGCTTCAGATGAAGGCCCATCTTCTCGTCTCTTACTACCATCATGTGATTTGGATTTTGACTGCACCCATACATGCTCAAGGATATCATCGACCTCTATCCTCTGGGCCACATCTGGGTTAAGCATGCGATATATCAGGTCTTTGCACTCTGTAGGGACAGTTTTGCTGCGTGGGAAGTCAACGCGATGCTCTTTCTGAATCTTCAGCATCTTCTTAATATTGGAGTCATCATAGGGCATAGACCCACAGAGCATGATGAATAGAACGACCCCCATACTCCAAACGTCATACACTTTGGGGTTGTATGGGAGCCCCTGTAATACCTCTGGTGCTGCATAGGCTGCAGAGCCACAGAATGTTTTGCTGAGAATCATTTGTCCAGCATCATCATAATTGATCCTCCTGGCAAATCCAAAGTCGGACACTTTGAGGTTGAAGTCTTTGTCCAATAGCAGGTTTTCACATTTCAGGTCTCTGTGAACAACATCTAGGTCGTGTGCAAATTGTATTGCAAGTGACAGTTGTTTGAACAGTTTTCTGGTGAAATCTTCGGGCAAAGCACCCCTGAATTTGATGAACTCTAGTAGGTCCCCTTGCACACCAAGCTCCATAATCATGTACACCTTCCCTTCTGAATTCTCGAATATCTCGAAGGTCTTGACGATGTTTCGGTGATTTAGGGATGCAAGGATCTCCAGTTCCCGCGGTAAGAACTTCTCCAAAAAATCCGCTGGCGCCTTTCTTCTGTTAATAATTTTGATAGCAACATTGGTCTTCAGACGCTCGGAATAAGCGGATTTTACTTTGGCGTATGACCCCTCGCCTAAACTGATGCCCAGTGTATATCCCCGTTTCTTCAGCACCAGTGAGTCATCCATGGCTAGTCAGACCCGAATTATTACACCATTATCGACACCATCATTATCGACACCATGTTGAACTCCGTTCATAGTTGAATATCAAAGATACACATGTGGTCAATGTTACTAACAGTCAATATTTTATCATCGTAAACGTAGGCAATTACGTATGAAGTGTGTTTCTATGATATACATTTGTGTCATAATGGAACGTTTAATTTCTCAAAAGCAGAGCCATTTATGTATGCCATAATGGTGCGTTCATGATAACTCGGTGGGGGAAAATGAGCTCGGACTGGGAATTTTCTTTTGAACGATCATTCAATTTGGAATTACTAATCGAAAACTCGGGCGTCATCCATTTTCATAAGGATTCATGACATTTTAATACCAATGATAAATATGTTTACAATACTTATTATAAAGGCGGTAATTgtagtactcatcactgcatttTCTACCAGAAAGTTGGTAGGCCTCTGATGTCacgtaggttgatacattgctatgttttcataTATAGAGCCCTGTAGCAGTCCCACGGTACCTAACATTattactaaactttagacatacGATTACAACATCCGGTCTCAGGGATAGCcaactctggaaattcctttggtcttgcaccttatttgtggaacaatcttttAAAAAGTTATTACatttgatgttctggtgcctttAGCAATTCAGATTACTGAtcgatgtgtttttttttttattatcgtgtttttctttctgctggCATTTATATTTATACTTTGTTTCTATTTTATGTAGTTAATggctcatctgtaaaatagaCCTTGGTCTctgtatgactccctgataaaataaaggtaaaaaaaaaagaacaattcTGCTGTCCATTAGGTTAAGGTGTAGCATTATTTGCAATGACTCAAAACAAACCGATTAATAGAAAATTAATACTGTATCACTCTGGACACAGGTTACTGTAACACATTTCGCATACAATAACCAATGACTATGACAATAACTTTAGAAAACTCCGCCTCCAACCCACCAGCTGATAGGCTTTGTGGCCGTTTGGGATTGTTGTGATGGGAGGACGGAGCCATCTTGTTTTTTTCCGTTCTGGAATACATTGTTGGACAGGCCGAATGAAAAACAGGGCTTAATAATGAGGATGTAGCTCGTTATCTAccatatattttcatatttttgaaTGGCTAGGAACTACCTTTGGCGCTTATAGGTTCGAAGCAAACGTTGGATCTCGGTTTATTTTATTTCTGAGTAGAGGAGTTACTATGAATGGAGGATAAATGTTGCCAAAGGCTGACAGCAGCAGTTACGTCCTTCTCTCTTTGCTCTTCGTCCTCACTTTAACAGACCCACCACGAACAGGTAAGACCGGTGAAATGCAATTGGTTGTCAGCTAGCTTGCTTATGTATGTAACGTTATACCCGTGAGCTATGGTAGGCCTAATTGTACGGGAATTTAGCTAGTGTAAATGGCGTTTCTAGCTAGCTTATCCACTGGTCTCAATTTTTTGCCGCTGCCTTTGGTGAACAGAGCGCGGTGTGGGCTCACTAGCCCACTACTGCGTAGTTATCTAACGTAAATCATGTTATTTTACAATGAGTTATATGGCGACATTATTCAATATTGAGTTGTAACTAGTTAGCTATATTTTGCAGTTCCATCGTCGGTATGGTTAACACTTTGCAGGAGAGAACGTTTACAAGTTATAGTTAGCCTGATGAAAGTTTAGCATTAACGTTACTAGTTAGCAGCTTTAGTTAGCTAACGTCGTTAGCTGTAGCTGCGTGAATGTGGGTGCTGCACTTTATTTCCAGAACCCAGTACTAACAAGTCTTGTCACCATACTAGCATTTTGACTTCGATAAcaggtttagtatcacaataCTCGATACCACGGCAAACAATAATAGTCTCAGAATCGCACTTGAGCCAGACAAACTCAGCTTGTAAATTAGCAAACGTTACTGTTCTGGGCCTGATTATCGCATTACTAAAGTTGCACATGAAAACGCTCGTTA is a window from the Salmo trutta chromosome 23, fSalTru1.1, whole genome shotgun sequence genome containing:
- the LOC115159401 gene encoding testis-specific serine/threonine-protein kinase 1-like, with product MDDSLVLKKRGYTLGISLGEGSYAKVKSAYSERLKTNVAIKIINRRKAPADFLEKFLPRELEILASLNHRNIVKTFEIFENSEGKVYMIMELGVQGDLLEFIKFRGALPEDFTRKLFKQLSLAIQFAHDLDVVHRDLKCENLLLDKDFNLKVSDFGFARRINYDDAGQMILSKTFCGSAAYAAPEVLQGLPYNPKVYDVWSMGVVLFIMLCGSMPYDDSNIKKMLKIQKEHRVDFPRSKTVPTECKDLIYRMLNPDVAQRIEVDDILEHVWVQSKSKSHDGSKRREDGPSSEAASSKKERKGESSKHPHGNENKKGAKVEVEAELGPKLSVEGKEAAEPSKHTKKESSPDARNDIPADSC